One region of Flavobacterium pisciphilum genomic DNA includes:
- a CDS encoding helix-turn-helix transcriptional regulator, producing the protein MFFGEENQTYDLIEEINTYNDPEYGTIKDSHTLAGPFFINYIELDLLKPIKIEYYTDEPVIQMFFFMKGCSNLMHHQIHHLPAGTKLAKLPATTAVLEYLSILIPQDAYTTLVDSLDLDFEFISTCSNENPAKQIKYSEIMSPEILTAVRDIVSCERTGHFRRMYMETKVTELVLLQLEQLTQTLNTSINIPKIDIERMHHARELVTQNIVTPCSLIDLARKVGTNEFKLKKYFKELFGTTVFGYLNELKMNEAKQKLLKEELNIYQVAESLGYKTPNHFSTAFRKYFGYSPSQIKSQANQIGTSFAKAKEVIIGIFCPLFTEVSALDVLLIY; encoded by the coding sequence ATGTTTTTTGGAGAAGAAAACCAGACTTATGATCTTATCGAAGAAATCAATACCTATAATGACCCTGAATATGGTACTATAAAAGACAGCCATACATTAGCTGGGCCATTTTTCATAAATTATATTGAGTTAGATTTACTTAAGCCTATCAAAATTGAATATTATACAGATGAACCTGTCATACAAATGTTCTTTTTTATGAAAGGGTGTTCTAATCTCATGCATCATCAAATACACCACTTACCTGCTGGAACAAAACTGGCAAAACTTCCTGCTACTACAGCAGTACTAGAATATCTTTCGATATTAATCCCGCAAGATGCCTATACCACACTTGTTGATTCATTAGATTTAGATTTCGAATTCATCTCGACTTGCTCTAATGAAAATCCTGCAAAGCAAATAAAATATAGCGAAATCATGTCGCCAGAAATTTTAACTGCTGTAAGAGATATTGTTTCTTGCGAAAGAACAGGGCATTTTCGTAGAATGTACATGGAAACAAAAGTTACAGAGTTAGTGTTACTACAACTAGAACAGTTAACGCAAACACTAAATACTTCTATTAACATTCCAAAAATTGACATAGAAAGAATGCATCATGCTAGAGAATTGGTTACACAAAATATTGTTACACCTTGCTCTCTAATTGACCTTGCTCGTAAAGTGGGAACCAATGAATTTAAGTTGAAGAAATACTTTAAAGAACTATTTGGTACAACCGTTTTTGGATACTTAAACGAACTAAAAATGAACGAGGCCAAACAAAAATTATTAAAGGAAGAACTTAATATATATCAAGTAGCCGAATCACTGGGATATAAAACTCCTAATCATTTTAGTACAGCATTCCGTAAATATTTTGGTTATTCGCCTAGTCAAATCAAGAGTCAGGCTAATCAAATAGGCACCAGCTTTGCAAAAGCAAAAGAAGTAATAATTGGTATCTTCTGCCCGCTTTTCACAGAAGTATCAGCCTTAGATGTATTACTTATTTATTAA
- a CDS encoding DUF962 domain-containing protein: MRTLEQWFEEYAVSHQNPKNKAIHYVCVPAIYFSIVGLLMCIPSGFIANTLKLNAPIIENWAAVVLLFVLVFYIRLSVAMAFKIAILSAICLVVNYYIGQVFPLWIFSIGVFVIAWIGQFYGHNIEGKKPSFLKDLQFLMIGPAWVVENLFSTKKG; this comes from the coding sequence ATGAGAACGTTAGAACAATGGTTTGAAGAATATGCAGTAAGTCATCAGAATCCGAAGAACAAAGCAATACATTATGTATGTGTTCCGGCTATTTACTTTTCGATTGTAGGTTTATTGATGTGTATTCCGAGTGGTTTTATTGCCAATACTTTAAAACTGAATGCTCCAATAATCGAGAATTGGGCTGCGGTGGTGTTGCTTTTTGTTCTTGTTTTTTATATCCGATTGTCAGTTGCAATGGCTTTTAAGATTGCTATTTTATCTGCAATTTGTCTAGTTGTGAATTATTATATCGGGCAGGTTTTCCCATTATGGATTTTTTCTATTGGTGTTTTTGTTATCGCATGGATTGGTCAATTTTATGGACATAATATTGAAGGTAAAAAACCATCTTTCTTAAAAGACCTTCAGTTTTTAATGATTGGCCCTGCTTGGGTAGTAGAAAATTTATTTTCTACTAAAAAAGGGTAA
- a CDS encoding GIY-YIG nuclease family protein gives MQIHEGYHTYYIYIITNKAKTVLYIGVTNNLKIRLGQHKKNILVGNKTFASKYNVQFLLYFEKFTWIQLAIAREKEIKGWKRDKKIQLIKSINPDLNFLDFLFE, from the coding sequence ATGCAAATACATGAAGGATATCACACATATTATATTTATATAATCACAAATAAAGCAAAAACAGTTTTATATATTGGTGTAACCAATAACTTAAAAATAAGACTAGGACAACATAAAAAAAACATATTAGTCGGTAATAAAACTTTTGCCTCAAAGTATAATGTCCAATTTTTGCTTTACTTCGAAAAATTCACATGGATTCAACTAGCTATTGCAAGAGAAAAAGAAATAAAAGGATGGAAAAGAGATAAAAAAATACAACTTATAAAATCAATCAACCCCGATCTAAATTTCTTAGATTTTCTATTTGAATAA